A stretch of the Mycobacterium shigaense genome encodes the following:
- a CDS encoding amino acid ABC transporter ATP-binding protein: MVLRGVDIEVPAGTTAAVIGPSGSGKSTLLRTLNRLHEPDSGDILLDGRSVLGDDPAELRQRIGMVFQHFNLFPHLSILKNVALAPRKLRGISTDEARDLALTQLDRVGLKHKADARPSMLSGGQQQRVAIARALAMSPQVMFFDEATSALDPEMVKGALKLIADLGAGGMTMVVVTHEMGFARSASDAVVFMDQGKVVEYGPPEQIFEAAKTDRLQRFLSQVL, from the coding sequence ATGGTGCTGCGGGGCGTGGACATAGAGGTTCCCGCGGGCACCACCGCGGCCGTGATCGGGCCGTCCGGCTCCGGCAAGTCCACGCTGCTGCGCACCCTGAACCGCTTGCACGAACCGGATAGCGGAGACATTTTGCTGGACGGGCGATCGGTGCTGGGTGACGATCCCGCCGAACTGCGCCAGCGCATCGGCATGGTTTTCCAGCATTTCAACTTGTTCCCCCACCTGAGCATCCTCAAGAACGTCGCGCTCGCGCCGCGCAAACTTCGCGGCATATCCACCGACGAGGCACGCGATCTGGCGCTGACTCAGCTGGACCGAGTTGGGCTGAAACACAAGGCCGATGCCCGCCCCAGCATGTTGTCGGGCGGCCAGCAGCAGCGCGTCGCGATCGCCCGCGCGCTGGCAATGTCGCCGCAGGTGATGTTTTTCGACGAGGCGACCTCGGCGCTGGATCCGGAAATGGTCAAGGGCGCGCTGAAACTCATTGCCGATCTGGGCGCCGGCGGCATGACGATGGTGGTGGTCACCCACGAAATGGGTTTCGCCCGGTCCGCATCGGATGCGGTGGTATTCATGGATCAAGGCAAAGTCGTGGAATACGGGCCGCCGGAGCAGATATTCGAAGCCGCTAAGACCGATCGCCTACAGCGATTTCTATCCCAGGTGTTATGA
- a CDS encoding ABC transporter substrate-binding protein/permease, producing the protein MSLRIGPCGTRGAKLLGLAATILMVCGLAIAAPLTSARADRNQCAPGGVDSARGLPKDLTTVGGVGADANHTTPTVEPLNEVDVHALGLGTPGVLTVGTLSDAPPSICVNASGQFSGFDNQLLMAIAQKLGLQVRFISTDFSALLAQVASRRFDVGSASVKATDARRRTVGFTNGYDFGYYALVVPTGSPINSFSDLGPRQRIGVVQGTVEEAYVVDDLHLQPVKYPGFSTVYGSLKTHQLDAWVAPAALAGNLMKPGDPAMVVAHAFTPGDFVAYAVANDNPPLIAALNSGLDAVIADGTWARLYSQWVPRPLPPGWKPGSKAAPAPVLPDFAAIAASHHHNSAGPAVPKSILAQLRDQFFDWELYREAIPTLLMTGLPNTLILTNSAIVIGLVLGMVLAMAGLSHSPWLRWPARIYTDIFRGLPEVVIILIIGMGIGPLVGGLTDNNPYPLGIAALGLMAAAYIGEILRSGIQSVDSGQLEAARALGFSYVAAMRLVVVPQGIRRVLPALVNQFIALLKGSALVYFLGLVAQERELFQVGRDLNAQTGNLSPLVAAGLFYLLLTIPLTHLVNYIDNRLRRGRPAEDPHNPTEIVASTLGQGMT; encoded by the coding sequence ATGAGTTTGCGCATCGGCCCGTGCGGGACCCGCGGGGCAAAGCTGCTCGGACTGGCCGCGACGATCCTGATGGTATGCGGCCTGGCAATCGCTGCTCCCCTGACGTCAGCGCGTGCCGACAGAAACCAATGCGCGCCAGGGGGCGTGGACAGCGCGCGTGGTCTGCCCAAAGACCTGACCACCGTCGGGGGCGTCGGTGCGGACGCCAACCACACGACGCCAACCGTCGAACCGCTCAACGAGGTCGACGTCCACGCGCTGGGCCTCGGCACGCCCGGCGTCCTGACCGTCGGCACCCTGTCGGATGCGCCGCCGTCGATATGCGTCAACGCCTCTGGCCAATTCAGCGGTTTCGACAACCAGCTGCTGATGGCCATCGCGCAAAAGCTGGGTCTGCAAGTCCGTTTCATCAGCACCGATTTCTCGGCCCTGCTCGCGCAGGTGGCCTCGCGCCGCTTCGACGTCGGCTCCGCCTCGGTGAAGGCCACCGACGCCCGGCGGCGCACCGTCGGATTCACCAACGGCTACGACTTCGGCTACTACGCGCTGGTGGTGCCGACCGGGTCTCCCATCAACAGCTTCAGCGATCTGGGTCCGCGGCAACGCATCGGCGTCGTGCAAGGCACGGTCGAGGAGGCCTACGTCGTGGACGACTTGCACCTGCAACCGGTGAAGTACCCCGGCTTTTCCACCGTGTACGGCAGCCTCAAGACACATCAGCTCGACGCCTGGGTGGCCCCGGCGGCGCTGGCGGGCAATCTGATGAAGCCGGGAGATCCGGCGATGGTGGTCGCGCACGCCTTCACCCCCGGCGACTTCGTCGCCTACGCAGTCGCCAACGACAACCCGCCGCTGATCGCCGCGCTGAACTCCGGCCTGGACGCCGTCATCGCCGACGGCACCTGGGCACGGCTGTACAGCCAGTGGGTCCCTCGGCCACTGCCACCGGGCTGGAAACCCGGGTCGAAGGCCGCTCCGGCACCGGTACTGCCGGACTTTGCCGCGATCGCCGCGAGCCACCACCATAATTCGGCGGGCCCGGCCGTCCCGAAATCGATTCTGGCGCAATTGCGTGACCAATTCTTCGACTGGGAACTGTACCGCGAAGCCATCCCGACTTTGCTCATGACGGGACTGCCCAACACCTTGATCCTGACCAACAGCGCGATCGTGATCGGCCTGGTGCTCGGCATGGTGCTGGCCATGGCCGGACTGTCACATTCGCCCTGGCTTCGCTGGCCGGCGCGCATCTATACCGATATCTTCCGCGGTCTCCCCGAAGTCGTGATCATCCTCATCATCGGAATGGGTATCGGGCCACTGGTGGGCGGGCTGACGGACAACAATCCCTACCCGTTAGGCATCGCCGCGCTCGGATTGATGGCGGCCGCCTATATCGGCGAGATTCTGCGCTCCGGGATTCAGAGTGTTGACTCGGGACAACTGGAGGCCGCGCGGGCGCTGGGATTCAGCTATGTGGCCGCGATGCGGCTCGTGGTGGTCCCCCAGGGAATACGGCGGGTACTGCCCGCACTGGTGAATCAATTCATCGCGCTGTTGAAGGGCTCCGCGCTGGTGTACTTCCTAGGATTGGTTGCTCAGGAGCGCGAGCTGTTTCAGGTGGGGCGCGACCTCAATGCGCAGACCGGCAACCTGTCGCCGCTCGTGGCCGCGGGCCTGTTCTACCTGTTATTGACCATCCCGTTAACACATTTGGTGAATTACATCGACAACCGGCTGCGGCGGGGCCGGCCCGCCGAGGACCCGCACAATCCCACCGAGATAGTCGCATCCACGCTGGGGCAGGGGATGACGTGA
- a CDS encoding GntR family transcriptional regulator, translating into MPKKYGVKEKDLVVSHILNLVLTGKLRSGDRVDRNEIAIGLGVSRVPIQEALVQLEHDGVVSTRYHRGAFVERFDAATVLEHHELDGLFNGIASARAAAGPTPRILGQLDGLLRSLRAAKDSRTFAEIADEYRRTVNDEYAGPRLHAVLRASQNLIPRMFWMTYQNNLDEMLPFYEDETSAIHRRDQEAARAACVGRSHLMAQAMLAELVRRRVFSPLDDVPRAVGSPLHALPGIDAPRGEPAIAL; encoded by the coding sequence ATGCCCAAGAAATACGGGGTCAAAGAGAAAGACCTGGTGGTCTCGCACATCCTCAACCTGGTGCTGACCGGCAAACTGCGCAGTGGCGACCGCGTCGACCGCAACGAAATCGCGATCGGCCTGGGCGTCAGCCGCGTCCCGATTCAAGAGGCACTGGTTCAGCTGGAACACGACGGCGTCGTGTCGACCCGGTATCACCGCGGGGCCTTCGTGGAGCGGTTCGACGCCGCGACCGTGCTCGAACATCACGAGCTCGACGGGCTTTTCAACGGCATCGCGTCGGCCCGAGCGGCGGCCGGCCCGACGCCGCGGATCCTCGGTCAACTCGATGGGCTCCTGCGTTCGCTGCGCGCCGCCAAAGACTCCCGCACCTTCGCCGAGATCGCCGACGAATACCGGCGCACCGTGAACGACGAGTATGCGGGACCGCGCCTGCACGCGGTGCTGCGCGCCTCGCAGAACCTCATCCCCCGCATGTTCTGGATGACTTACCAGAACAACCTCGACGAGATGCTGCCGTTCTACGAGGACGAGACCTCCGCAATACACCGGCGCGACCAGGAAGCGGCGCGGGCCGCATGCGTCGGCCGCTCACACCTGATGGCGCAGGCGATGCTGGCCGAACTGGTGCGACGCCGGGTGTTCAGCCCGCTCGACGACGTGCCCCGCGCGGTCGGCTCTCCGCTGCACGCGCTGCCCGGAATCGACGCCCCCCGGGGCGAGCCGGCGATCGCCCTCTGA
- a CDS encoding LLM class F420-dependent oxidoreductase, which produces MTSPRRPDFPVRIGVQLQPQHAPHYRELRDAVRRCEDIGVDVAFTWDHFFPLYGDPDGPHFECWTVLAAWAEQTSRIEIGALVTCNSYRNPELLADMARTVDHISDGRLILGIGSGWKQKDYDEYGYEFGTVGSRLDDLAAAFPRITSRLTKLNPAPTRDIPILIGGKGPRKTLRLVAEYGDIWHGFTTVDSYPDAAAVLDEHCAAVGRDPATIERSAGVEDNSGVRRGEGVTGLIANAEGLTALGVTLLTVGVNGPDYDLSAAEALCRWRDGR; this is translated from the coding sequence ATGACTTCGCCCCGCCGCCCAGACTTTCCCGTTCGCATCGGCGTCCAGCTCCAGCCTCAGCACGCCCCGCACTACCGCGAGCTGCGGGACGCCGTCCGACGCTGCGAGGACATCGGCGTCGACGTCGCGTTCACCTGGGATCACTTCTTCCCGCTGTACGGCGATCCGGACGGCCCGCACTTCGAATGCTGGACGGTGCTGGCGGCCTGGGCCGAGCAGACCTCACGGATCGAAATCGGCGCGCTGGTGACGTGCAACTCGTACCGGAATCCGGAGCTGCTCGCCGACATGGCTCGCACTGTGGATCACATCTCCGACGGCCGGCTCATCCTCGGGATCGGATCCGGCTGGAAACAAAAGGACTACGACGAATACGGCTACGAGTTCGGGACCGTGGGCAGCCGGCTGGACGACCTGGCCGCCGCGTTCCCCCGGATCACGTCGCGGCTGACCAAGCTCAACCCGGCACCCACCCGCGACATCCCGATCCTCATCGGCGGCAAAGGTCCGCGCAAGACGCTGCGACTGGTGGCCGAGTACGGCGACATCTGGCACGGATTCACCACCGTCGACAGCTATCCGGACGCGGCCGCGGTGCTGGACGAGCACTGCGCCGCCGTCGGACGGGACCCGGCCACGATCGAACGATCAGCCGGTGTCGAGGACAACAGCGGGGTGCGCCGCGGCGAAGGCGTCACTGGACTGATCGCCAACGCCGAGGGCCTCACCGCGCTCGGCGTGACGCTGCTGACCGTCGGCGTCAACGGTCCGGACTACGACCTGAGCGCCGCGGAGGCACTGTGTAGATGGCGCGACGGGCGCTGA
- a CDS encoding TetR family transcriptional regulator: MTTRPAGRPRDTSIDERVLAVTRELLVEVGWDELSVRLVAARAGVGRSSLSRRWSSKADLVLHAILGESPDLSTFSGTNATDWINWVVDGSHELFSRPDVSAALPGLLLALRENDEGLRKTLWEEFAGPAVQLFRDDVNATTPDERRRADIDARASLAMAAGAAWLMTTIAVEDDTDMLLTRIAQILTAAVTERRSG, encoded by the coding sequence ATGACCACCAGGCCGGCCGGGCGTCCCCGGGACACCTCGATCGACGAGCGGGTGCTGGCGGTGACGCGTGAGCTGCTGGTCGAGGTGGGCTGGGACGAGCTGAGTGTGCGCCTGGTTGCGGCGCGCGCCGGGGTCGGACGATCCAGCCTGAGCCGGCGCTGGTCCTCCAAGGCGGATTTGGTGCTGCACGCGATTCTCGGTGAAAGTCCGGATCTGTCAACGTTTTCCGGGACCAACGCGACCGATTGGATCAACTGGGTCGTCGATGGCAGTCATGAACTGTTCAGCAGACCGGACGTCAGCGCGGCCTTGCCGGGGCTGTTGCTGGCCCTGCGCGAGAACGACGAGGGCCTCCGCAAGACATTGTGGGAGGAGTTCGCCGGCCCGGCGGTGCAGCTGTTCCGCGACGACGTCAACGCGACGACGCCCGACGAACGGCGCCGTGCCGACATCGACGCCCGGGCGTCGCTGGCGATGGCCGCGGGCGCCGCGTGGCTGATGACGACGATCGCCGTGGAGGACGACACCGACATGCTCCTCACCCGGATCGCGCAGATACTGACCGCCGCAGTCACCGAGCGCCGCTCGGGCTGA
- a CDS encoding alpha/beta fold hydrolase, producing the protein MTDISEDELAALSEFSLLSENAEQAGVSGPLPEIERIETDTAHGRISALRWGATSPRIVFLHGGGQNAHTWDTVIVGLGQPALAIDLPGHGHSGWREDGDYSPRHNADAVAPVLRELAPDAVLVVGMSLGGLTAIRVGAITPELVRELVLVDVTPSALHRYAELTTEQQGTVALVSGEREFPSFQAMLDLTVAAAPHREVKALRRGVFHNSRRLDNGNWAWRYDNIRKVPDFGDLWEDVDALTAPVTLVRGGSSPFVTDEDAAELATRTTHFRGTRIVENSGHSVQSDQPLVLIDLLRGVLQAR; encoded by the coding sequence GTGACCGACATTTCCGAGGACGAACTGGCCGCGCTGTCTGAGTTTTCGCTGCTGTCCGAGAACGCCGAGCAGGCCGGTGTCTCCGGTCCGCTGCCCGAGATCGAGCGCATCGAGACCGACACGGCACATGGCCGAATCAGCGCGCTGCGCTGGGGCGCTACCTCCCCACGAATCGTGTTCCTGCACGGCGGCGGGCAGAACGCCCACACCTGGGACACCGTCATCGTGGGCCTGGGTCAGCCGGCGCTGGCCATCGACCTGCCCGGCCACGGCCACTCCGGCTGGCGCGAGGACGGCGACTACTCCCCGCGCCACAACGCCGACGCGGTGGCTCCGGTGCTGCGGGAGCTCGCTCCGGACGCCGTGCTCGTCGTCGGCATGTCGCTGGGCGGGCTGACCGCGATCCGGGTGGGCGCCATAACACCCGAGCTGGTGCGCGAACTCGTGCTCGTCGACGTCACCCCGTCGGCGTTGCACCGGTACGCCGAGCTGACCACCGAGCAGCAGGGCACGGTCGCATTGGTCTCCGGCGAGCGCGAATTCCCCAGTTTCCAGGCGATGCTGGACCTGACCGTCGCCGCCGCCCCGCATCGCGAGGTCAAGGCCCTGCGGCGCGGCGTGTTCCACAATTCGCGCCGACTCGACAACGGTAACTGGGCGTGGCGCTACGACAACATCCGCAAAGTCCCCGACTTCGGCGACTTGTGGGAGGACGTCGACGCGCTGACCGCGCCCGTCACCCTTGTTCGCGGTGGCTCGTCGCCCTTCGTCACCGACGAGGATGCCGCCGAACTTGCCACGCGGACAACGCATTTCCGTGGGACACGGATCGTCGAGAATTCGGGGCATTCGGTGCAAAGCGACCAGCCTCTGGTGCTGATCGACCTGCTGCGCGGCGTGCTGCAGGCTCGGTGA
- a CDS encoding inositol-3-phosphate synthase, with amino-acid sequence MSEQIAPEASTEVRVAIVGVGNCASSLVQGVQYYYDADENSAVPGLMHVKFGQYHVRDVKFVAAFDVDAKKVGFDLSEAIFASENNTIKIADVPPTNVTVQRGPTLDGIGKYYAETIEISDAEAVDVVQVLKENRVDVLVSYLPVGSEEADKFYAQCAIDAGVAFVNALPVFIASDPVWAKKFADAGVPIVGDDIKSQIGATITHRVMAKLFEDRGVQLDRTMQLNVGGNMDFLNMLERERLESKKISKTQAVTSNVQREFKTKDVHIGPSDHVGWLDDRKWAYVRLEGRAFGDVPLNLEYKLEVWDSPNSAGVIIDAVRAAKIAKDRGIGGPVIPASAYLMKSPPQQLPDDIARTQLEEFIIDAK; translated from the coding sequence ATGAGTGAGCAGATCGCGCCGGAGGCGTCGACCGAGGTACGAGTCGCCATTGTCGGCGTCGGTAACTGCGCGTCTTCGCTGGTCCAGGGCGTTCAGTATTATTACGACGCCGACGAGAACAGCGCCGTGCCCGGCCTGATGCACGTGAAGTTCGGCCAGTACCACGTCCGCGACGTGAAATTCGTGGCCGCGTTCGACGTAGACGCCAAGAAGGTCGGCTTCGACCTGTCGGAGGCGATCTTCGCGTCGGAGAACAACACGATCAAGATCGCCGACGTGCCGCCCACCAACGTCACCGTGCAGCGCGGCCCGACGCTCGACGGCATCGGCAAGTACTACGCCGAGACCATCGAGATCTCCGACGCCGAGGCCGTCGACGTGGTCCAGGTGCTTAAGGAGAACAGGGTCGACGTGCTGGTGTCCTACCTGCCGGTGGGCTCCGAGGAGGCCGACAAGTTCTACGCCCAGTGCGCGATCGACGCCGGCGTGGCGTTCGTCAACGCGCTGCCGGTGTTCATCGCCTCGGACCCCGTGTGGGCCAAGAAGTTCGCCGACGCCGGCGTGCCGATCGTCGGTGACGACATCAAGAGCCAGATCGGGGCCACGATCACGCACCGCGTGATGGCCAAGCTGTTCGAGGACCGCGGCGTGCAATTGGACCGCACCATGCAGCTCAACGTCGGCGGCAACATGGACTTCCTGAACATGCTCGAGCGTGAGCGACTGGAGTCCAAGAAGATCTCCAAGACCCAGGCCGTCACGTCGAACGTGCAGCGCGAGTTCAAGACCAAGGACGTGCACATCGGCCCGTCCGACCACGTCGGCTGGCTCGACGACCGCAAGTGGGCCTACGTCCGGCTCGAGGGTCGCGCGTTCGGTGACGTGCCGCTGAACCTGGAGTACAAGCTCGAGGTGTGGGACTCACCGAACTCGGCCGGTGTCATCATCGACGCGGTGCGGGCAGCCAAGATCGCCAAGGACCGCGGCATCGGCGGCCCGGTGATCCCCGCGTCGGCCTACCTGATGAAGAGCCCGCCGCAGCAGCTGCCCGACGACATCGCTCGGACCCAGCTCGAAGAGTTCATCATCGACGCCAAGTAG
- a CDS encoding PadR family transcriptional regulator — translation MLELAILGLLIESPMHGYELRKRLTGLLGAFRAFSYGSLYPALRRMQADGLIAENAAPAGTPVRRARRVYELTDAGRRRFGELVADTGPHNYTDDGFGVHLAFFNRTPAEARMRILEGRRRQVEERREGLREAVARASNSFDRYTRQLHQLGLESSEREVKWLNELIAAERAAPGLSEQT, via the coding sequence ATGCTGGAGCTCGCCATCCTGGGTCTCCTTATCGAGTCGCCGATGCATGGATACGAGTTGCGCAAGCGGCTGACCGGCCTACTCGGCGCATTCCGAGCCTTTTCCTACGGTTCGCTGTACCCAGCGCTGCGCCGCATGCAGGCGGACGGGTTGATTGCCGAGAACGCCGCACCGGCCGGCACGCCGGTACGGCGGGCCCGTCGCGTCTACGAACTGACCGACGCCGGCCGCCGGCGCTTCGGTGAGTTGGTGGCCGACACGGGCCCACACAACTACACCGACGACGGTTTCGGTGTTCACCTGGCGTTCTTCAATCGCACTCCGGCCGAGGCCCGGATGCGGATCCTGGAGGGCCGCCGCCGCCAGGTAGAGGAACGCCGGGAAGGCCTGCGTGAAGCCGTGGCGCGGGCCAGCAATTCGTTCGACCGCTATACCCGGCAGCTCCACCAGCTCGGGCTCGAGTCCAGCGAGCGAGAAGTGAAGTGGCTCAACGAGCTCATCGCCGCGGAACGGGCAGCGCCCGGCTTGTCCGAGCAGACGTAG
- a CDS encoding DUF5318 domain-containing protein, which translates to MRLQRQVVDYALRRRSLLAEVYSGRTGVSEVCDANPYLLRAAKFHGKSSQVMCPICRKEQLTLVSWVFGDHLGAVSGSARTAEELVMLATRFAEFSVHVVEVCRTCSWNHLVKSYVLGAARPAPPPRGTRTARNGARTAIE; encoded by the coding sequence GTGCGACTGCAGCGACAGGTAGTGGACTATGCGCTTCGGCGGCGCTCACTGCTGGCCGAGGTGTACTCGGGCCGCACTGGTGTGTCCGAGGTGTGCGACGCCAATCCGTATCTGCTGCGCGCAGCGAAGTTTCACGGGAAATCCAGCCAGGTGATGTGCCCCATCTGCCGAAAGGAACAGCTCACGCTGGTGTCATGGGTGTTCGGCGATCACCTGGGCGCGGTGTCGGGTTCGGCGCGGACGGCCGAGGAATTGGTCATGCTGGCGACCCGGTTCGCGGAGTTCTCCGTCCATGTGGTCGAGGTCTGCCGGACCTGCAGCTGGAACCACCTGGTCAAGTCGTACGTGCTCGGCGCGGCACGGCCGGCGCCCCCGCCGAGGGGCACGCGGACGGCGCGCAACGGCGCCCGCACGGCCATTGAATAA
- a CDS encoding transglycosylase domain-containing protein, with protein MNNEGRHDQSTSDPSGSATERVGEQARSDRTDEGVRREPRPGPGHRREVRPDDRMTTILPPVLDDRSPARSDPIDEVKAALDAASSAPPQRDAIEEVRAALDSRSTPARREGPGRRPPDEPPPPPPLGGPGGGDGGGASHRAPGPDWQRWIEQINWRWVRRAAYLGAAVLVLLPIVTFAMAYFIVDVPKPGNIRTNQVSTILASDGSELGKIIPPEGNRVDINISQVPVHVRQAVIAAEDRNFYSNPGFDFSGFARAVSNNLFGSGDLQGGSTITQQYVKNALVGSAQHGLAGLMRKAKELVIATKMSGEWSKDDVLQAYLNIIYFGRGAYGISAASKAYFNKPVEQLNVSEGALLAALIRRPSSLDPAVDPKGAEARWSWVLDGMVETKALSSGDRAAQVFPPTVPPDEARAQNQTSGPNGLIQRQVTNELMELFNIDEQTLNTQGLQITTTIDPKAQQAAEKGVSKYLDGQDPDMRAAVVSVDPHDGAIRAYYGGSDANGFDFAQAGLQTGSSFKVFALVAALQQGIGLGYQVDSSPLTVDGIKITNVDGENCGTCNIAQALKMSLNTAYYRLMLKLKNGPQAVADAAHQAGVASSFPGVPYTLSEDGKGGPPNNGIVLGQYQTRPIDMASAYATLAASGVYHPPHLVQKVVNADGQVLFDAANSDKEKGEQRIDKGVADNTTAAMEPIAAYSRGHALAGGRPSAAKTGTVQLGDTTANKDAWMVGYTPSLSTAVWVGTVQDNVPLVNASGAEVYGSGLPSDIWKSTMDGALKGSSNETFPKPSEIGGYAGVPVAPPPPPPPPPPPPSETVIQPTIEVAPGITIPVGPPTTITNAPPPPPGGPPSPVPAGPAAPPFGQPPP; from the coding sequence TTGAATAACGAAGGGCGCCACGACCAGTCGACCAGTGATCCGAGCGGGTCCGCGACTGAGCGCGTAGGCGAACAGGCACGCTCCGACCGCACCGACGAAGGTGTGCGCCGGGAACCGCGTCCCGGGCCCGGTCACCGTCGCGAGGTGCGTCCCGATGACCGGATGACAACCATCTTGCCGCCGGTCCTCGACGATCGGTCCCCCGCGCGCTCCGACCCGATCGACGAGGTCAAGGCCGCGCTGGACGCCGCGTCGTCGGCCCCCCCGCAGCGCGACGCCATCGAGGAGGTAAGGGCCGCCCTGGACAGCCGGTCGACACCGGCGCGGCGCGAGGGCCCGGGCCGCCGCCCACCGGATGAGCCGCCACCACCCCCACCGCTGGGCGGGCCCGGCGGCGGTGATGGGGGAGGGGCCAGCCACCGCGCCCCCGGGCCGGACTGGCAGCGCTGGATCGAGCAGATCAACTGGCGATGGGTTCGGCGAGCGGCCTACCTCGGCGCGGCCGTGTTGGTGCTGCTGCCGATAGTCACGTTCGCAATGGCATATTTCATCGTCGACGTTCCCAAGCCGGGCAACATCCGCACCAATCAGGTGTCCACGATCCTGGCCAGCGATGGCTCGGAGCTGGGCAAAATCATTCCCCCCGAAGGCAATCGGGTCGACATCAACATCAGCCAGGTACCGGTGCATGTGCGCCAGGCGGTGATCGCCGCCGAGGACCGCAACTTCTACTCCAACCCGGGGTTCGACTTCAGCGGCTTCGCGCGGGCGGTGAGCAACAACCTGTTCGGCAGCGGAGATCTGCAGGGCGGATCGACGATCACCCAGCAATACGTGAAGAACGCGCTGGTCGGTTCGGCCCAGCACGGGTTGGCCGGACTGATGCGCAAGGCCAAGGAACTCGTCATCGCCACCAAGATGTCGGGCGAGTGGTCCAAAGATGATGTGCTGCAGGCTTATTTGAACATCATCTATTTCGGCCGCGGCGCCTACGGGATCTCGGCCGCGTCGAAGGCGTACTTCAACAAACCCGTCGAGCAGCTCAACGTGTCCGAGGGGGCGCTGCTGGCGGCGCTGATCCGCCGGCCCTCCTCGCTGGATCCGGCGGTGGACCCGAAGGGCGCCGAGGCGCGGTGGAGCTGGGTGCTCGACGGCATGGTGGAAACCAAGGCGTTGTCGTCCGGTGATCGCGCGGCCCAGGTGTTTCCCCCGACGGTGCCGCCCGATGAGGCCCGCGCGCAGAACCAGACCTCCGGGCCTAACGGCCTGATCCAGCGTCAGGTCACCAATGAGCTGATGGAGCTGTTCAACATCGACGAGCAGACCCTGAACACCCAGGGGCTGCAGATCACCACCACGATCGATCCGAAGGCCCAGCAGGCCGCGGAGAAGGGCGTCTCGAAATACCTTGACGGGCAAGACCCCGACATGCGCGCCGCCGTCGTCTCGGTCGACCCGCACGACGGCGCCATCCGCGCCTACTACGGCGGTTCGGATGCCAACGGATTTGACTTCGCGCAGGCGGGGTTACAGACCGGGTCGTCGTTCAAGGTGTTCGCGTTGGTGGCCGCGCTGCAGCAGGGCATCGGCCTGGGGTATCAGGTGGACAGCTCGCCGCTGACCGTCGACGGCATCAAGATCACCAACGTCGACGGCGAAAACTGCGGGACTTGCAACATCGCCCAAGCGCTCAAGATGTCGCTGAACACGGCGTACTACCGGCTGATGCTCAAGCTCAAGAACGGGCCGCAGGCCGTCGCCGATGCGGCGCACCAGGCCGGTGTGGCATCCAGCTTCCCGGGCGTGCCGTACACGCTGTCCGAGGACGGCAAGGGCGGACCGCCCAACAACGGGATTGTGTTGGGGCAGTACCAAACCCGGCCGATCGACATGGCCTCGGCGTACGCGACGCTGGCCGCATCGGGCGTCTACCACCCGCCGCACCTGGTGCAGAAGGTGGTCAACGCCGACGGCCAGGTGCTGTTCGACGCCGCGAATTCCGATAAGGAAAAGGGCGAGCAGCGCATCGACAAGGGCGTCGCCGACAACACGACTGCGGCAATGGAACCGATTGCCGCCTACTCGCGCGGCCACGCGCTGGCCGGCGGCCGGCCGTCGGCGGCCAAGACCGGGACGGTCCAGCTCGGGGACACCACCGCCAACAAGGACGCCTGGATGGTCGGCTACACGCCGTCGCTGTCGACGGCGGTGTGGGTGGGAACCGTCCAGGACAACGTGCCGCTGGTAAACGCTTCGGGCGCTGAGGTTTACGGATCGGGACTGCCGTCGGACATCTGGAAGTCGACGATGGACGGTGCCTTGAAGGGCAGCAGCAACGAGACCTTCCCCAAGCCGAGCGAGATCGGTGGCTACGCGGGCGTGCCCGTCGCCCCGCCCCCGCCGCCGCCCCCGCCGCCGCCGCCGCCGTCGGAGACCGTCATTCAGCCCACGATCGAGGTGGCGCCGGGCATCACGATTCCGGTCGGGCCGCCGACGACCATCACCAACGCGCCACCCCCGCCGCCGGGAGGCCCGCCGTCGCCGGTGCCGGCAGGACCCGCGGCCCCGCCGTTCGGGCAACCACCACCGTGA